The following coding sequences are from one Triticum dicoccoides isolate Atlit2015 ecotype Zavitan chromosome 4A, WEW_v2.0, whole genome shotgun sequence window:
- the LOC119283592 gene encoding WD repeat-containing protein 44-like, with protein MRRQAIRFATARQEPYTMSHDNGFREAATDDDDGCSEQESFFQCLDRVKPPGDGDPVFPSDDGEEDGLSDAARVSFATAVDDRLQEEQAVLDEDEDYEEEDLSTYDYDMWMEADEPVPIKERRRRLLHGMGLNSSRDILRSRIARTRNISRRPPRRAFAPSASSTPPEIMKRQPISFLKRCRSDSRLAVRGAAARKLTALRRVHSAPHSLQGSPVHRALRPAARCPLPSAVSKDEGGGENRNCNLDDGKVFVVNGTQSTDGARGAANDAHGYAGYTPLVKQIMRRSQSQTVKAGAGNKDGGMPTIKKPRWLKNMKLVATVAALIHEKDRDRDRDRSSALPSAMTMSKSKSASAAAAADSASTSSSSTERLKVHHSGKSSKDLTGLYMRQEVRAHEGSIWSIKFSADAQFLASGGEDRVVLVWQVVHTDASSSILTPDLSTGKLLPPLAPADGGSLAGAPGLAAQLSRKVLRGKSSKHVLPEHVVLPETVFALAEQPVCVFEGHEDDVLDLSWSKQSSRLLSSSMDKTVRLWDVESKACLQVFAHSDYVTCIQFNPADEGYFISGSLDCRVRVWSVAERQVVDWSDLNDMVTAASYTPDGQAAIVGSHKGCCRFYKTRDCKLNQEAQIDMSISKKRKSQAKKITGFQFAPGNPSEILVTSADSQIRVFNGITVLQKFKGFKNTSSQLSASYSGDGRYVVCASEDSHVYVWRRAAGGMGSAAGGSIGVKAKTWLTSRSYEYFFCRDVSAAVPWPGSPPSPFPRAGDERASSSVHGGAGRRADNDAFGDGVQLPPRPKSGPLTFPGSQAEMLRMGPSSREAGCNAWGMVVVTAGLGGEMRVYQNFGMPEGIKGQK; from the exons ATGCGCCGGCAGGCCATTCGTTTTGCCACCGCCAGGCAAGAACCGTACACCATGAGCCATGACAATGGATTCCGGGAGGCGGCGACGGACGACGATGATGGCTGCAGCGAGCAGGAGTCCTTCTTTCAATGCCTCGATCGCGTGAAGCCCCCCGGCGATGGCGACCCAGTCTTCCCCTCCGACGACGGTGAGGAGGATGGCCTCAGCGACGCTGCCCGTGTCTCCTTTGCCACCGCCGTGGATGACCGGCTCCAGGAGGAGCAGGCGGTGCTGGACGAGGATGAGGACTACGAGGAGGAGGACTTGTCGACGTACGACTACGACATGTGGATGGAGGCGGACGAGCCCGTGCCCATCAAGGAGCGTCGCCGCCGACTGCTCCACGGGATGGGCCTCAACAGCAGCAGAGACATCCTCCGAAGCCGCATCGCCAGGACGAGGAATATTTCCAGGCGTCCGCCGCGGCGGGCGTTCGCGCCGTCTGCGTCTTCCACGCCACCCGAGATCATGAAACGGCAGCCCATCTCCTTCCTTAAACGTTGCCGGTCGGATAGCCGCCTCGCCGTCCGAGGCGCCGCCGCGAGAAAGCTGACGGCATTACGCCGCGTGCACTCGGCACCGCACTCTCTGCAAGGTTCGCCCGTGCACAGGGCTCTCCGACCAGCCGCTCGTTGTCCGTTGCCATCAGCGGTGTCCAAGGACGAAGGCGGAGGAGAGAATAGAAACTGCAACCTTGATGACGGCAAAGTGTTCGTCGTTAACGGCACCCAGTCCACGGACGGCGCGCGCGGCGCGGCCAACGACGCCCACGGCTACGCCGGGTACACCCCGCTGGTGAAACAGATCATGCGGCGAAGCCAGAGCCAGACTGTGAAGGCGGGGGCGGGGAACAAGGACGGCGGGATGCCGACGATTAAGAAACCACGGTGGCTGAAGAACATGAAGCTCGTCGCCACAGTCGCCGCCCTCATCCACGAGAAAGACAGGGACAGGGACAGGGACAGGTCGTCCGCGCTTCCGTCCGCGATGACTATGTCCAAGTCCaagtcggcgtcggcggcggcggcggcggacagcgCCTCAACGTCGTCGTCGTCCACCGAGCGGCTCAAGGTGCACCACTCCGGCAAGTCGAGCAAGGACCTGACGGGGCTGTACATGCGGCAGGAGGTCCGCGCGCACGAGGGGTCGATATGGAGCATCAAGTTCAGCGCTGACGCCCAGTTCCTCGCAAGCGGCGGGGAGGACCGCGTGGTGCTTGTCTGGCAGGTCGTGCACACCGACGCCTCCTCCTCTATCCTGACGCCGGATCTCTCGACCGGCAAGCTTCTTCCCCCGCTGGCTCCCGCCGACGGCGGGTCCTTGGCGGGGGCACCGGGGCTGGCAGCGCAGCTGTCGAGAAAGGTCCTGCGCGGGAAGAGCAGCAAGCACGTGCTCCCGGAGCACGTGGTGCTGCCGGAGACCGTGTTCGCGCTCGCCGAGCAGCCGGTGTGCGTCTTCGAGGGCCACGAGGACGACGTGCTGGACCTGTCGTGGTCCAAGCAGTCGTCGAGGTTGCTGTCGTCGTCCATGGACAAGACGGTGCGGCTGTGGGACGTGGAGAGCAAGGCGTGCCTGCAGGTGTTCGCGCACAGCGACTACGTGACGTGCATCCAGTTCAACCCGGCGGACGAAGGCTACTTCATCAGCGGCTCGCTGGACTGCAGGGTGCGCGTCTGGAGCGTGGCGGAGCGACAAGTCGTCGATTGGAGCGACCTCAACGACATGGTCACCGCCGCCAGCTACACCCCCGACGGCCAG GCTGCGATCGTTGGATCGCACAAGGGGTGctgccggttctacaagacaagag ATTGCAAGCTGAACCAGGAGGCTCAGATCGACATGAGCATATCCAAGAAGCGCAAGTCACAGGCGAAGAAGATCACCGGATTCCAG TTTGCGCCGGGGAACCCGTCGGAGATCCTGGTGACGTCGGCGGACTCGCAGATCCGGGTGTTCAACGGCATCACCGTCCTCCAGAAGTTCAAAG GGTTCAAGAACACCAGCAGCCAGCTCTCGGCGTCCTACTCCGGCGACGGCCGCTACGTGGTCTGCGCCAGCGAGGACTCGCACGTGTACGTCTGGAGGCGCGCCGCCGGCGGCATGGGCTCCGCTGCAGGGGGAAGTATCGGCGTCAAGGCCAAGACGTGGCTCACCAGCCGCTCCTACGAGTACTTCTTCTGCAGGGACGTGTCCGCCGCGGTGCCGTGGCCCGGATCCCCCCCGTCGCCGTTCCCGCGCGCGGGAGACGAGCGCGCATCGTCGAGCGTCCATGGCGGCGCTGGCAGGAGAGCGGACAACGACGCGTTCGGCGACGGCGTGCAGCTGCCACCACGTCCCAAGTCCGGGCCGCTTACGTTCCCCGGCTCGCAGGCGGAGATGCTGCGCATGGGGCCGTCGTCGCGGGAGGCCGGCTGCAACGCGTGGGGGATGGTGGTGGTCACGGCGGGCCTGGGCGGGGAGATGAGGGTGTACCAGAACTTTGGGATGCCAGAGGGGATCAAAGGGCAGAAGTGA